In Spinacia oleracea cultivar Varoflay chromosome 5, BTI_SOV_V1, whole genome shotgun sequence, a single window of DNA contains:
- the LOC130461033 gene encoding uncharacterized protein — protein sequence MNTETMRAKAARGPESVMAFKVETKARSRSGDVSGRFCGHCNREGHEEETCYQLIGFPEWWDEKKRGGRGPGRGGRTSIRGGRVARGAASSTSGVARANAVSNATGGATTTVTSGDGSHGAVTTTNHELVGVTKEQVQQIVDILSRPSTKLQGPLDEDGDWRR from the exons atgaataccgagaccatgcgcgccaaggctgcgagaggtccggagagtgtcatggcgttcaaggtcgagactaaggctcggtcgaggtcgggagatgtcagtggcagattttgtggtcattgcaatcgtgagggtcatgaggaagaaacttgttatcagctgattggatttcctgaatggtgggatgagaagaaacgaggtggacgagggcctggtcgaggaggcaggacgtcgattagaggaggcagagtagctcgcggggcagcgtcgtcgaccagtggtgtcgctcgtgccaatgccgtgagcaatgccacaggaggggcgacaaccactgtgacgagtggagacggatcgcatggtgcagtgacgacaaccaatcatgagcttgttggggtgacgaaggagcaagtccagcaaatagttgacatcttgtcacgaccttcaaccaagttgcaag gaccgctcgacgaggatggtgattggcgtaggtga